A single window of Caldalkalibacillus uzonensis DNA harbors:
- the metK gene encoding methionine adenosyltransferase — protein sequence MKKGHRLFTSESVTEGHPDKICDQISDAILDEILAKDPNARVACETSVTTGLVLVAGEITTSCYVDIPKIVRETVQSIGYTRAKYGFDGETCAVLTAIDEQSPDIAQGVNQALEAREGQMTDAEIEAIGAGDQGLMFGFACDETPELMPLPISLAHKLARRLSKVRKEEIIDYLRPDGKTQVTVEYDENNQPVRIDAIVVSTQHHPEIGQDRIREDIIEKVIKPVVPAEWLDENTKYFINPTGRFVIGGPQGDAGLTGRKIIVDTYGGYARHGGGAFSGKDPTKVDRSAAYAARYVAKNIVAAGLAKKVEVQLAYAIGVAQPVSIAVDTFGTGQVDEVDLAELVRQHFDLRPAGIIKMLDLRRPIYRQTAAYGHFGRTDLNLPWEKTDKAEALKQAAARLNS from the coding sequence CTGAAGAAAGGACATCGTTTATTTACTTCTGAATCCGTGACGGAGGGTCATCCAGATAAAATTTGTGACCAGATTTCCGATGCCATATTAGATGAAATTTTAGCCAAAGATCCCAATGCCCGTGTGGCTTGTGAAACGTCTGTCACCACTGGTTTGGTGCTGGTAGCCGGGGAGATTACCACCAGCTGTTATGTGGATATCCCCAAAATTGTGAGAGAGACGGTGCAGAGTATCGGCTATACCCGTGCCAAATACGGTTTTGATGGGGAAACTTGTGCCGTTTTAACCGCCATTGACGAACAATCCCCTGATATTGCCCAAGGAGTGAACCAGGCCCTGGAAGCACGGGAAGGGCAGATGACCGATGCAGAGATTGAAGCGATTGGTGCGGGAGACCAGGGATTGATGTTCGGCTTTGCTTGTGATGAAACGCCCGAATTAATGCCTTTGCCCATTTCCTTGGCCCATAAGCTGGCCCGCCGCCTGAGCAAGGTGCGCAAGGAAGAGATCATTGATTATCTCCGTCCGGACGGGAAAACCCAGGTCACGGTCGAGTATGATGAGAACAACCAACCTGTCCGTATTGACGCCATTGTTGTCTCTACCCAGCATCATCCCGAGATCGGTCAGGACCGGATCAGGGAAGATATCATTGAGAAAGTGATCAAGCCGGTGGTTCCTGCCGAATGGTTGGATGAGAACACGAAATATTTCATTAATCCCACCGGCCGTTTTGTCATTGGTGGTCCGCAAGGGGATGCGGGATTAACCGGGCGCAAAATTATTGTGGACACTTATGGTGGTTATGCCCGTCACGGCGGAGGAGCCTTCTCCGGAAAAGATCCGACCAAGGTGGACCGTTCCGCTGCTTACGCTGCCCGTTACGTGGCGAAAAACATTGTGGCCGCCGGGCTGGCCAAAAAAGTGGAGGTTCAGCTGGCCTACGCCATTGGAGTGGCACAGCCTGTTTCCATTGCCGTTGATACGTTTGGCACAGGACAAGTGGATGAGGTGGATCTGGCTGAGCTGGTTCGCCAGCACTTTGACCTGCGTCCGGCAGGCATTATCAAAATGCTGGACCTGCGCCGTCCCATTTACCGTCAGACCGCAGCATACGGTCACTTCGGCCGTACTGATCTCAATTTGCCTTGGGAAAAAACAGATAAAGCAGAAGCGTTAAAGCAAGCTGCAGCCCGCTTGAACAGCTAA
- a CDS encoding sensor histidine kinase yields MTLDSRLLDQILSKTVSTVEVSQRQIYDLTEQALLERERLKLELDKVNQRIAEAIAKTDRLDSELRQARVRLAEVSRRFDRFNEGDLKRIYEQAHHLQMELRLSEEKERQLRERRDDLQRRLKQMDDMLGKAQNLATQISVVLHYLTGDLSQMSKIIEEAKASQALGLKVIQAQEEERKRVAREIHDGPAQSLANVLLQTEIIDRAYQQGTAEQVKQEIATLKRNLRETLGDIRRIIFDLRPMALDDLGLVPTLHKYVEKIEESHSLKAEFHVYGKEPQLPSAMAVALFRLAQEGITNVLKHARASHLLIRLEFHPSTLFLVVQDNGRGFDPDQEHKEGFGLLGMKERVKLLEGELQLSSKVGRGTKIVIKIPIKEKASDANHPN; encoded by the coding sequence ATGACGCTGGATAGCCGCCTACTGGATCAAATCTTATCCAAGACGGTCTCAACTGTGGAAGTGAGTCAGCGCCAAATTTACGACCTGACCGAGCAAGCCTTGTTAGAACGGGAGCGTCTGAAGTTAGAACTTGATAAGGTCAATCAGCGTATTGCTGAAGCCATTGCCAAGACGGACCGTTTGGATAGTGAGCTCCGCCAGGCCCGGGTTCGTTTGGCCGAAGTCAGCCGCCGCTTTGACCGCTTTAATGAGGGAGACCTGAAACGCATCTACGAGCAGGCCCATCATTTGCAGATGGAACTGCGTTTGTCTGAAGAAAAAGAAAGGCAGCTTCGGGAACGACGCGATGATCTGCAGCGGCGCTTAAAACAGATGGACGACATGCTTGGTAAAGCCCAAAATTTGGCTACCCAAATCAGTGTGGTTCTCCATTATCTGACCGGTGATTTGAGTCAGATGAGCAAAATAATTGAAGAGGCCAAAGCGTCTCAGGCTTTGGGATTAAAAGTGATTCAAGCCCAAGAAGAGGAGCGTAAGCGCGTCGCCCGGGAGATTCATGATGGTCCGGCGCAGTCACTGGCCAATGTGCTTTTGCAAACTGAAATTATTGATCGGGCTTATCAGCAGGGAACGGCAGAACAGGTCAAACAAGAAATCGCCACGTTAAAGCGCAATTTGCGAGAGACGTTAGGTGACATCCGGCGGATCATCTTTGATTTGCGGCCCATGGCACTGGATGATCTGGGTCTTGTGCCCACATTGCATAAATATGTGGAAAAAATTGAAGAATCTCATTCTCTCAAAGCGGAGTTTCATGTGTACGGCAAGGAGCCCCAACTCCCGTCAGCCATGGCTGTGGCCTTGTTCCGCCTGGCCCAGGAAGGGATCACCAATGTACTGAAGCATGCCCGGGCCAGTCATTTGCTGATTAGACTTGAGTTCCATCCTTCTACCCTGTTTCTGGTTGTGCAGGACAATGGCCGGGGCTTTGACCCTGATCAAGAGCACAAAGAGGGCTTTGGCCTCTTGGGCATGAAAGAACGGGTTAAACTCTTGGAAGGAGAGCTTCAGCTGTCGTCCAAAGTAGGGCGTGGGACCAAGATTGTCATCAAAATTCCGATTAAAGAGAAGGCAAGTGATGCCAATCATCCAAATTGA
- a CDS encoding response regulator, giving the protein MSSENKIRILIIDDHTMFREGVKRVIDMEEDFEVVGQAGDGEAAVQLVQELEPDVILMDINLPGMNGVEATEAVLRYSPDSKIIILSIHDDESYVFRTLQSGAKGYLLKEMDIEALSEAIRAVHEGGAYIHPKVTGKLVEEFRRLKQQDTAERTGEEPLIRVTDPSELRDEYEIYQLLTKREFEVLQLMAQGKSNKAIGEALFISEKTVKNHVSSILQKMKVQDRTQAVIEAIKNGWVNIER; this is encoded by the coding sequence ATGAGCAGCGAAAACAAAATTAGAATATTGATCATAGATGACCACACCATGTTCCGCGAAGGTGTTAAACGGGTGATTGACATGGAAGAGGACTTTGAAGTGGTTGGCCAGGCCGGAGATGGGGAAGCAGCAGTTCAGTTGGTACAGGAACTTGAGCCGGATGTCATTCTGATGGATATTAATCTGCCCGGCATGAACGGGGTGGAAGCAACCGAAGCGGTCTTGCGTTATTCTCCTGATTCCAAGATCATTATTTTATCCATTCATGATGACGAATCCTATGTTTTCCGCACCCTTCAATCCGGAGCCAAAGGTTATTTGTTGAAAGAGATGGATATTGAAGCACTGTCTGAGGCCATTCGTGCCGTCCACGAAGGAGGCGCCTATATTCATCCCAAAGTGACCGGCAAGCTGGTGGAAGAATTCCGCCGTTTGAAGCAGCAGGACACTGCTGAGAGGACCGGGGAGGAACCTTTAATCCGTGTCACCGACCCGTCAGAGCTCCGCGATGAATATGAGATTTACCAGCTTTTAACCAAGCGGGAATTTGAAGTGTTGCAGCTGATGGCCCAAGGAAAAAGCAACAAAGCGATCGGTGAGGCCCTGTTTATCAGTGAAAAAACAGTGAAGAATCATGTCAGCAGTATTTTGCAAAAAATGAAGGTGCAGGACCGTACCCAAGCGGTGATTGAAGCGATTAAGAACGGCTGGGTCAATATTGAACGATAG